The genomic region AAaaaagaaaagcaaaagatgcttgccaaaaaaaaatatttgatgaataaaggttctgagaaaagaAGCGGAATcagaaagattcgagaaaagaacttctggcagtcaaaaagaaggatgctcgtcCTGAAATTCCCGaaaaaaagctgaaaggatcaccAAAACCGATCTTTAaaagaactcctatctatcaaaccgTTCACACCCTAAAACCTCCaaaatcaccatctcttcacgatacaagctgaatctataactgaaaattctctcaaataatgatgtagatttgagtcttgatcaagcctatgacgaagaatgcaaacatgactagctaagagcgatttcatttcttagaactataggacacccgaaACAATTTAGTGAATTGAATGACCCGAGTGAAATAGCCTCGGTTATGTAACTTCccctcatgcttgcggaaaaaaggtttgggaataacaaaaagaataaaagcAAGTTTTCGCTCCTGCGTCTTGCGAAACAAAGATCTCTTAATCATTACGAATAAAAATCTTCGGTGATAAAAACTCGAAagtttgcttgagaacaagcaaagtctaagtgtgggatatttgatgtcggctaaaaagtcacgtttttacccccgatattgagtcctaaatcaataaagttcaaaactttgtcggcaaaataatcgtttttttggttaaatttgtagataaagtaattacgaagacgatgcaaaaaaaaatcaagagaatcggagctaagacGAAGATTCtatagcaaaaacggtgaaagacaagaaatcaaattacaatccagcaaatcagcaagccaaacggcctgccaaagggcctgccaaacggcttgcctcaaTGGCAAACGGTCTGCCACACGGCCAAGGCAAACGGGCACAACAAACGGGCCACCTGGTTAAACGGCatgtgcaaacggcttgccaaacgacctgccagccgtttgcaggcatttttcacttctatttaaaggcttgTTTTCATCCATTTTCAatacacctctcctcactctctcactacaatacgctTTCTcttactagagctttcaaggccttctcaccttcgagcagaaaattaagtacccggaggcgaatgctgaagattgtactaggagcggtctagaggatgtcagcacttgtaatggtccggatctcgtttgtaaacggtgaacgccttcctttatctaataaagttattttgttactttaagttgctttcatcttgcatgcttatctatccgttgcaaatgtttattatatgttgaatatcctATCTGAAACTTATGCAATTGTGTTGCTGAAACCTTGGCAGTTTAGAAGTGTAATTTACGGACCACCCTTTCCATTTACTCACGtggctattgaaatgtcccgttcttattgattaaaaacgttccatattagttgatttcgttgcgaggttttgacctctatatgagacgtttttcaaagactgcattcattttaaaacaaaccataacctttatttcatcaataaaggtttaaaaagctttacgtagattatcaaataatgataatctaaaatatcctgtttacacacgaccattacataatggtttacaatacaaatatgttacaacaaaataagtttcttgaatgcagtttttacacaatatcatacaagcatggactccaaatcttgtccttattttagtatgcaatagcggaagctcttagtattcacctgagaataaacatgctttaaacgtcaacaaaaatgttggtgagttataggtttaacctatatatatcaaatcgtaacaatagaccacaagatttcatatttcaatacacatcccatacatagagataaaaatcattcatatggtgaacacctggtaaccgacattaacaagatgcatatatataagaatatccccatcattccgggacacccttcggatatgatataaatttcgaagtactaaagcatccggtactttggatggggtttgttaggcccaatagatctatctttagagttcgcgtcaattagggtgtctgttccctaattcttagattaccagacttaataaaaagggcatattcgatttcgataattcaaccatagaatgtagtttcacgtacttgtgtctatttcgtaaaacatttataaaagcagcgcatgtattctcagtcccaaaaatatatattgcaaaagcatttaaaaagggattaatgaaactcactttcacagatttttacttcgtcgggaagtaagacttggccactggttgattcacgaacctataacaatatatacatatatatcaaagtatgttcaaaatatatttacaacacttttaatatattttgatgttttaagtttattaagtcagctgtcctcgttagtaacctacaactagttgtccacagttagatgtacagaaataaatcgataaatattatcttgaatcaatccacgacccagtgtatacatatctcagtattgatcacaactcaaactatatatattttggaatcaacctcaaccctgtatagctaactccaacattcacatatagagtgtctatggttgttctgaaatatatatagatgtgtcgacatgataggtcaaaatattgtatacgtgtctatggtatctcacgtagctaaaatgagaaaaattatccaatcttgttttacccataacttcttcattttaaatccgttttgagtgaatcaaattgctatggtttcatattgaactctattttatgaatctaaaaagaaaagtataggtttatagtcggaaaagtaagttacaagtcgtttttgtaaaggtagtcatttcagtcgaaagaacgacgtctagatgaccattttagaaaacatacttccactctgagtttaaccataatttttggatatagtttcatgttcataataaaaataattttctcagaataacaacttttaaatcaaagtttatcatagtttttaattaactaacccaaaacagcccacggtgttactatgacggcgtaaatccggttttacggtgtttttcgtgtttccaagttttaaatcattaagttagcatatcatatagatatagaacatgtgtgtagttaattttaaaagtcaagttagaaggattaacttttgtttgcgaacaagtttagaattaactaaactatgttctagtgattacgagtttaaaccttcgaataagatagttttatatatatgaatcgaatgatgttatgaacatcattactacttcaagtttagtaggtaaacctactggaagtgacaagaaatgatctagcttcaaaggatcttggatggcttgaaagttcttgaagtaggatcatgaaacaaaaacaagttcaagtaagatttttactcgaattaagatagtttatagttatagaaattgaatcgaagtttgaatatgaatattaccttgaataagaaagataacctactgtatataacaaaggtttcttgatcttagatgattacttggaatggattagaaagcttggaagtaaattagtaaacttgaagggatttttgaagtgttcttgaagtgttcttcctatgatgattatagcttgattcttgaagtgatttttgatgaagatgatgattaactactggaaaaatacgttcataatagtgtgtgtgtgttgagagagaattagaaagagaattggaagtgaaatggagtgaatgatgagtggtaattggtgagtggtgagtggggttaaaaggagttctagttagttgactagctcatggtagaagttaaaattgattagtcatacatgacataatcaagagtggaatcccatgctagttcctattggtatatactcatagtaagtacgttttgaagctgtgtataatacaggtaagaatacgactagaattcttgatgaaagaaaagaatggaaaagtaactgtaaccattttcgttaagtatgagtgttttgatatatgtcttgaagtcttccaaaagtattttaatacatctaaatacactacatgtatatacattttaactgagtcgttaagtcatcgttagtcgttacatgtaagtgttgttttgaaacctttaagttaacgatctcaattaatgttgttaacccattgtttattatatctaatgagatgttaaattattatattatcatgatattatgatatattaatatatcttaatatgatatatatacatttaaatgtcgttacaacgataatcgttacatagatgtctcgtttagaaatccttaaattagtagtcttgtttatatgtatatatctcattgttaatatacttatggagatacttacttatcataatctcatgttaaccatatgtatatccatatatatatcgtcatgtcgtttttacaagttttaacgttcgtgaatcgccggtcaactcgggtggtcaattgtctatatgaaacatatttcaattaatcaagtcttaacaagtttgattgcttaacatgttggaaacatttaatcatgtaaatatcaatctcaattaatatatataaacatggaaaagttcgggtcactacagctataacctagtattaggacctgatcaaccctaggatacaaggtaagtagttatgtatgcttaacgtcacaatagggatatagtacctacgtacggttaatcaattatccgtcaaagaagatctacccatttaggttgtgattagagtaggcaatatagagttcagtgaacactggcttgctcagaagcatgattcacgtcagaagcaacgttcttgagatgttgtaagatgatccggggttgagtaagtgatcgcaaaggagagacctctaatccaattagcagtaccttagaatatctaagagtacacatctgttaatgttaaggcatagcttagtattaagtggaggaatgTTATTGTAGtcaaaccaactaggattaagaaaagctaagactttcctttaaggatataccactttattcatgtacctagaatTCTATCAATAAAGTCGTTTaaaaccttttaggttaacgttgggagtagggctatccgtcttagccagaatcttcaaagcctaaactcttagtgacaaatcagttaggttcatagcccagttaattgaggtttagtgtttattctaggaagttaaactcttgtaatAGTTCTCCATCAGTATTCTATTTTTCATACCTATCCCTTTTTTTCTTTATAGTTTGTATTACCTTAGTTGagtttaatctatcaccacttgttactagggttaactatttacgcacttttatccacattactgagcaaatatacaaaaatacgaacccgagttatacttaccacttactcgttaaaaggaagacaagtaggtcaATTATAGCTAGAAAacacagctaaatataaataataaaaccattaccccCTCTTGGTAACAGATTCTAACGTTTTGCAGCCtaatgacaccgcataaataaaatcgtCCAAATAGTACAACCCGGAAAAAAGTACAACCCGGAAAAAAGGATGTTCCCTGTTGGTACTATTTTCCGACTAGCGGCTAATATATACCATTACAATACTAGAACTGCTCAGCGAGGTGGGATATGTTGtcgattgatgtttgccctcgggATGAATCCCCAAAGACCCGGATCACAGGCAAAGATTCTGTGGGGTAGCCTTATCAATCTTTCGGGACCAAACTGTGAGTAGGTCCGTCTAGCGCATTGTTGCTAAGCGGTTGACTTCTAAAGAGAGacagtactatgtgagagagaaagtgtgttcTCTGTCACCAGTTATTGAATGTTGAAATGTGGTAAcccaggggtctatttataggcaaaaATCCTCCAGGATATTCGgatacacgtgtcagatgatgattgaTTGATTTATGCGAAATATGCATGAACAGACTTAAGCTCGACGTTGGCGTGGCACGTGTGCTGCTCACACGCTTATAtgagggcttaagcatagaagctgcctttagggcttacgcatgacgctgaGCTGCCTACTGTGATCGGAGAACGCTGAACGACTATATAATAGAAAATGGTGTATGTTGGTACTTTTGTGCATTTGAAGTGGTTTTTttctataaaaatgatatttttatgagTGAAAATGTAATGTAAAAACGTATCAAATCTAAGTGTGAAAGTTGAAACCGGAGTTTGAAAATCCGGTATTATTGTTTGGTCAGCAAATCCGGAGTTTTAAAGTTCGGTTAAGGCACATGTGGCAGTATCAAACACCAAACCGTAGTTTCAAACTCCGGATTCACCaaaaccggagtttgaaactccggaTTTTCTATTTTTGTAATACTTTTTTCCAGATTTCTATTTTTGCAAaaacagttaaaaaaaaaaaaaaaaaaaaatcttagggGCCCTCTCCCTCTTTAACATACCTTTAAATAACAATGACTTTGTGAAATTACGTAGACATGACAAAGCAAGTCAAGTCAAGATAAACTAAAAAACTTAAAGAAAAAGGGGTGTAAAAAGCCATGGTGATGAGTGTGTGCATGTGCATGCATCAACTTATAATTAAAACAGTTGCTACCCTCTAAAGTATCATGATAATCTAACTTTACTTTTGTAAAATCACCTCATCATATATAAGATCACCTAGCGATGGTCTACCAAATTTAGAAAAATGAAAGCACACATCCTTAAAAAGGGTGGAACCCCAAGATTTTGTTGACATGGAAGAACTCATTTATGATACACCCATCAGATATTTGTAAGCCAAAAACAAAGATGTTGATGGCCCATTACCCCACATGTTTTGTAGATAACGCCTTCTTGTCAAACTATTAACGGTCGGAATGATGTGTCATGGTCAAGTGATGAGGTTAAGCAACAGGATGTTTGTTGTCGGATAAGATCTTTGTTGGTCTAACTTTTGAGTCTGTGGGTCTCCCCTTATCATATAACTCCACTTTTTGATTCCTAATTTGTGCACGTACGCGCGTATTCGTATTTGTTACATTTTCCTTAAGATTCTTCAATCAAATTCCATTGATTTAGTAACACACATGTAATTCTATGATTTGGACCAAAAAATAGCGAAATAACTATTTTTAACTCATATATACTTGTCAAGTTCACTTGCATTGCAGGTAAAATATCATCTTTATTGCCCACTAAAACTTCATCAAATTAATTAGGTGCTTCTATTGTGAATGAAAAACATATGGCTTTAGATAATCCATTATCATTTTATAGATGAATATGGTTTTTGTGTATTCATATATAATGGAATTGAAGAATTGCAAGTTCACAGTATAATACACAAAGCGTTACATATCAAGGTAAGCTAggttgaaagaaagaaaaaaaataaaaaatgaggaCGTACGTGTGCTTGTATGAAGCATACTGACATATATATTCATGCATTACTACACCACCACTTCCGCGGCCAGTTTTAGAATATACAGTCAAACTAATTGTTTTCAACTGTAATAAAATAAGTATAAAGATATTATATTTTAAATACGTACGTCATTAACTTTTACCATGTAAAGCAGCACAAAAAGAACGATAATTCAAGATACATAGTGATATGTATGGAAAAAGCGTATGCAGTTTTTAATTCAAGAAATTCGATAATGGATTACAACTTTTTATAAATGGAAAAGGTGAAGTTGAttgtcgttttttttttttttttttttttttttttttttttttttttttgattgtcAGGTTAATACCTCTATTAGCAAGAACATTGAATAGTTGTCTCAAGCGGCCCATCTGAGTGTAATAAGACAGCCAAATAGATTAAGCCAGCCCAATTTTGTGCAGCTGGGTTGTTGACACGAGATAAGCTATATTGGGCTGTGACTGATGATGATTAAGACATATTGGGCCGTTGCTGGGTATGTACAATTTTAAGTAAGAGATAGTAACCAAAACCTTCATTTTTTACAAACTATAACAGTACGCCCTTAAAAAAGAAATTTGCAAAAACATCGCAAGTCGCAAGGCACTTTGCGACGTCGCAAGGTGCAAGGTACTGGTCACAAGGTGGTCCTGCGACTTACTCGTCACAAGGTGGTCTTGCAACTGACGTGTACCAAGCgaagtcaaaactttgaaacgtcaTAACGGCAAATGGTCTTATACATTAACTTACTCATTCCCGGTCGTTAATACCTTCAACCAAGTTCCCTTAACAACTATATATACAATGCTAACCTAACTTAAACCAAATACGCACATGTTCGCAAGTGACTTTTCACCAAACTAGCTAGCACAAGGCCAAACACTACTAGATCTCATATCACTACTAATGAACTGACCAATTGCTCCACCCATGAATTTTCAACATTTAGACACCCTGCTAATGTAAGACCAGTCATGCCAACCCTAAGCAGTAAAAAAATACACCAGAACAGCTAAAATATATCGATAATATAAAGCAGTTGTGGTTTGATCGtttttattaaaatttactatCTCATTTGATAGGTTTTGGTCGAAGTTTACCATCTGCAAATACTTCGAAAGCTTGACAAATACAAAACAAAAAGAGTCATATGATATCACAAGACTTGTAAGTTCTAGCTTAACACATATTGTACAAAAAGGAGTTCTTATACACAACAGAATATTGTAAAGAAAAAGGAACAAAAAAGTCCACATCAGATGTATGCAACGGGTTTTGATAATGTAACAAATGACATTAGATGCAAGTAAAAGTGGTGAAAAATAAGGCCACCAGATGATCTGTACATTCAATTGTGTGATATAACTACCAAATGCGACTGTTAGTGTAGCTTCGATTCTGTTTAGCAAAAAAGATCCATTAATAAGAACTTCGGTCATATTGCGAGTTTTGTGAACTTGGCAACAAAGAGGCCACTGGTTTTAGAAATAAGTGGATCAAAACGCAGAGTTTTTGGTATTCGTCCACTCTTGCAAGGCCAGGATTCAGAACCCTCTATTTCCAACAACTCTGTCAATTAAAAAGAATATTATGGAAGTCAAATGAAGATGAGTATGCACATAAAGGGCAAActatgtgtgtgtgtgcgcgcgcgcgtgTGAGTCTGTGTGTGGATAATGTGAACACTTAGGGATACATGTGAAAAAGCATGAAGCAACAGAATTACCAGCACATGCATTTAGTGTAAGAAATTTCTCAACGACGTCTTCGTTTTGAGCAAACGTTAAACTATTCAATAAAAAAAGGTAAAAGGAAAATTAGCCAACATTCGGTTGAACCTAACTAAAAATACGTTGCGAAAGATGTTAGCAGCAATATGCACCTGCAAGTGCTGTAAACAAGGTTCCCTCCCACTTTCAATAACTTGAAACCATTCTCCAAAAGTCGAAACTGCATCATGTAAAAATTTTCAAAAGAACATTCAGACTCGACAAAATACAAAATAAGCTGCAATCTTTAATGAGATGATGTACCAGTTACAACCCACACACTTCAATGAGATTAGGGAACCTTTAACAGAATtacggtaaaaaaaaaaaaaaaatagaaaagtataTCATTATGCCATATGGTCAAACAGGTCAAAAGTTGTCAATTCTACCTGAAGACTGGTCAAACCATCAGTTCTCTTTGCATCCAAGACACGGCGTTCAAAAGTTGACCATCCCCAATTTTCAAACTTCTGAATATGTTTTATTGACCCATCATGAGTGCACTCTGCATCGACAAGTACCTGAATTTCGATTTTCAATTTTCAAATCCAGAATTTAGATCAAGCTAATACGAAAAAATAAAGAGCATACCTTATCATAACCATTTATTGAAAGATCATGGCTTGTAACGGTGTGAAACAGTTCACTCTTACTCAGTCCAACAACCCCAGAATGGGGTCCGTAATATATCATCTCTGGATCTTGATTGTGTGGAATCAATTGCAATGAATTCTTTTCTCGTTCTTTAATCGCCCTTTTTCTTTGCTTCCATGGCCTCCTCGAGGTCCACTCCTTGTACAAAATATCATCTCCTTTCATACCCAATTCCTTAACGTTTACTACAAATAATGAAAATTTAATTGCATCTATGATCTCATAAAACAGCTTGTTGCCACTAGATACAGACGGTCCCATCTTAATTGTccctaacatatatatatatatatattttttttaattaagatAAGTTGGATGAATATCATTTTTTAAGTTTGACTAAATTTTTTTGTGAAATAAATGATTGAgagcaaggttgcaaaaatcgctactcggggTGTACTCAGTCGGGAATTTTTATGGAGTACTCGGCAAATCGGGGAGTActtggatgttgaccaagtttgactttgaccaattttgactgatACTCCGAATAATCCTGAACTTTAGCCGAGTTTTGACCGAGTAATCCCGTGTTTTGACTGTGTTTAATCGAATAATCCGAGTAATTGGACCGAGTAATCGGGAGACTCAACACTGATTGAGAGTAATATATGAGGGTAAATTGGAGAGTTTAAAGGTTTTTAATAGTTATTGTATTCAAGTACACTTTTTATGGGACAAACAAAGATGGTAAAATGGACAATTATATTGGGACGGTGGGAGTAATAATTATTATGGACAAGAATTATTACCGGATTCAGAAAGAATTCGGATAGGTATGAGAGAAAATGAAGCTCCATCGGCAACAAAGAGACGACAGTGATCACCAAGTGCGTATTTTTGAATCAATGTTCTACAAGCAGCCAACCGATGTCTTGCT from Rutidosis leptorrhynchoides isolate AG116_Rl617_1_P2 chromosome 9, CSIRO_AGI_Rlap_v1, whole genome shotgun sequence harbors:
- the LOC139866780 gene encoding rRNA (cytosine-C(5))-methyltransferase NOP2C — its product is MEKLPLPDAFLQFLNDNGIDPSIYTHGDCTPRYIRLKPGCEEQLEAIEADLKCKLEKVEWLPNFYSLPPHIQIASSKAYQQGKIYGIDAASGAAVSALNIIPGDHVLDLCAAPGAKLCMCLELVGNSGSVTGVDVARHRLAACRTLIQKYALGDHCRLFVADGASFSLIPIRILSESVNVKELGMKGDDILYKEWTSRRPWKQRKRAIKEREKNSLQLIPHNQDPEMIYYGPHSGVVGLSKSELFHTVTSHDLSINGYDKVLVDAECTHDGSIKHIQKFENWGWSTFERRVLDAKRTDGLTSLQFRLLENGFKLLKVGGNLVYSTCSLTFAQNEDVVEKFLTLNACAELLEIEGSESWPCKSGRIPKTLRFDPLISKTSGLFVAKFTKLAI